The DNA region GAAATAGCAAATACTTGTGGGTATTCATCACACTCTTCTTTTATTAAAGCATTTAAATCAAGATTTTCTTATACTCCAAAAAATTGGAAAAACCAAGGACATAAAGAGTATTCAAAATTTTTAATAAGTGAAGAAAAAGAGTTTAAAAATCTAAATTATAAAATTGAATTAGTTTCAAAAAGAGAATGTGCTTATATTCGACATAAAGGGTATAATAGAAATATTAGAAATAGTTGGCAAAAACTAAAAGCATTAGCATATAAATATGATATTAAAGAGTTTACACAAATTGCATTACTTCATGATAATCCAACTATTACTCCACTTGATGAATGTAATTATGTTGCAGCAATAGAAATACCAACAAAGTTAAAACTTGATATTTCTACTTTTGAAATACCACAAACATTGTGTGCAGTATTTGATTTAAAAGGAAACTATGGTGATGTACTTGCTTTTTTAAGGTATGTTTATCATTTTTGGTTACCAGATTCTGGGTATGAAGCAACAACTCTTCCCTCGTTTGTTATATATAGGAAAAATCTTTTTTTTGATGGAGGAGATAACTTTGAACTTACTTTTTATTTACCAATAAATGTAATTTATTAATCAAGATATTTCTCTTTTATTCTTAAAAAATCATCTAAATTATTTAAAAATAGATCTACTAAAATAGGATCAAATTGTTTTGCTCTTTCTTCTTTTATTAATTCTAGAATTTTTTCTAATTCCCATGGTTCTTTATAACATCTTTTACTTGCAAGCGCATCAAATACATCACAAAGCGCTGTAATTCTTCCAAATATATGAATATTTTGTTTCTTTAAACCATTAGGATAGCCTGTACCATCCCATCTCTCATGATGTTCATGTGCAATTGTTGCAGCTGCTTTTAAAATATCTCTATTTGAGTTTTTTAACATATTATATCCTATTGAAGCATGCTCTTTCATCTTTTCAAATTCTTCAATAGTAAGCTTTCCTGGTTTTTGCAAAATGCTATCAGCAATTGCAACTTTCCCAATATCATGCACAGGAGAAGCATATCTTAATAATTCGCACTCTTTTTGAGGCAATCCATATAGTTTTGCTAATAAATAAGAGTATTGAGCAACTCTTTTTACATGACTTCCAGTCTCATTTGATCTACTTTCACAAATAGAACCCATTGTAAAGATAATCTCTTTTTGAGTATCAATTATTTCTTCATTTAAAGTAACAATTTCTGAAATATCATGTTTTATACTAATATACTCAATTATATTATCATCAATATCAACAATTGGAATTATAGTAGTATCCATAAAATAATTATTTTTATTTTTATCTTTGTTTTTAATTATGCCACGCCATATTTTTTTATTTTTTAAATCATTCCACATTTGTTCATAAAATAAAGATGGAAAATCTTCATGTCTTACGCATTTAAAAGTATTTCCCAATAACTCTTCTTTTTTATATCCTGATACTTGACAAAACTTATCGTTTACATAAGTAATTACTCCTTTGGTATCAGTTCTTGTAAAAGAAGTACTCACATCTATTGCTTTTTCAAACTCTTTAATTAAATGAATTTTTTGTTTTAAACCATTTGTTGTATTTGTTAATTCATCTTGTAATAACTCTTTATATTGTTCAATTTCTGTAATATCATGTCTTATACCTAAATATTCTACAATTTCTTTATCTTGATTTAATATAGGGAAAATTGTAGCATCAACTATATAACTAGATCCATCTTTTGCTCTATTTTTAATAATTCCATGCCATACTTGCTTTTTATTTTTAATAGTATTCCACATATCTTTGAATGTTTCAGATGGCATATCTTTATGTCTTAAAATGTTATGTTGTTTACCAATGAGTTCATTTAAATTATATTTTGAGATTTTACAAAACTGTTCATTTGCATAAGTAATTACTCCTTTCTTATCAGCTTTTGAAAGGATAGTTGAATTATCAACTGCTAATTTGTAATGTTCTAAAATTGAGTTCACATATTGTATTTCATATTTATTTGATATTCTTTTTATACAAGAATCAAATACTTCAATAATCTCTTTCCTTTGTACAGGATACCAAATAAAATATCTTATTCTTAACTTGATAGCATTAACTAAATCTTTTTTTCTTTTAAACTTTGAGATTAATACAAATATTTGCTCAAAATCAATTTCTCTAATCTTTTTTATTAATTTTAATTCATCTTTATTTACCATAGAGAAATTTGTAATAACTATATTAAAATCCATTTTTTTATATAGTTTAAAAGCTTTTTTTGTACAGTCAGTAATAATAATATTTGATATGTTATATCTTTTTTTTAATATTTCAATAACTTTATCTATACTTTTTTTATCATCGCACACAAAAAGTATAGATAAATTATTATTATTTTTATAATGCATGAATATAAATCCCTATCACCAAATTTTATTATTAAAAAAACTTTTATTTATTATATTAATTTAGATATAAAAAAACTTTTAAAAATATAATCTATATTTTATAATTTTAAATATTTTTTAAGCTTTTACAATATATGATTATTTATTCATATGTACATATAAACGAAGGATAAAATAATGATTGTAGATTGTTGTGATCATACAAAAGAAGTAGAAAATGTAAAAAAAACACTTGTTGATGATGAAATACTTTATGATTTAGCTGACTTATTCAAAAGTTTTGCAGATAGTACAAGAATTAAAATAATCTCGATGTTAAAAGAAGAAGAGTTATGTGTGGGAGCACTTAGTGAACTTATAAATGTAAATCAATCTGCTGTTTCACATCAATTAAGAGTATTAAAAAATGCAAAAATAGTAAAACCACGAAGAGATGGTAAAAATATATTTTATAGTTTAGATGATGAACATATAAAAAGAATATATGATATGGGATTAGAACATATCATAAAAGGATAATATGATGCAAAAATATAAATTGCAAAATTTAGATTGTGCTAATTGTGCAGGAAAAATAGAAAAATCTTTAAATGAAATGGAAGAACTTGAAAATGTAAAACTAAA from Malaciobacter molluscorum LMG 25693 includes:
- a CDS encoding ArsR/SmtB family transcription factor is translated as MIVDCCDHTKEVENVKKTLVDDEILYDLADLFKSFADSTRIKIISMLKEEELCVGALSELINVNQSAVSHQLRVLKNAKIVKPRRDGKNIFYSLDDEHIKRIYDMGLEHIIKG
- a CDS encoding PAS domain S-box protein, producing the protein MHYKNNNNLSILFVCDDKKSIDKVIEILKKRYNISNIIITDCTKKAFKLYKKMDFNIVITNFSMVNKDELKLIKKIREIDFEQIFVLISKFKRKKDLVNAIKLRIRYFIWYPVQRKEIIEVFDSCIKRISNKYEIQYVNSILEHYKLAVDNSTILSKADKKGVITYANEQFCKISKYNLNELIGKQHNILRHKDMPSETFKDMWNTIKNKKQVWHGIIKNRAKDGSSYIVDATIFPILNQDKEIVEYLGIRHDITEIEQYKELLQDELTNTTNGLKQKIHLIKEFEKAIDVSTSFTRTDTKGVITYVNDKFCQVSGYKKEELLGNTFKCVRHEDFPSLFYEQMWNDLKNKKIWRGIIKNKDKNKNNYFMDTTIIPIVDIDDNIIEYISIKHDISEIVTLNEEIIDTQKEIIFTMGSICESRSNETGSHVKRVAQYSYLLAKLYGLPQKECELLRYASPVHDIGKVAIADSILQKPGKLTIEEFEKMKEHASIGYNMLKNSNRDILKAAATIAHEHHERWDGTGYPNGLKKQNIHIFGRITALCDVFDALASKRCYKEPWELEKILELIKEERAKQFDPILVDLFLNNLDDFLRIKEKYLD
- a CDS encoding AraC family transcriptional regulator, whose amino-acid sequence is MKKSTKQQRANIVNKSMFYIYKYINTNITLEELAKLNSVSKFHFHRIFKEETNQNIFDFITSIRLQKAANLLITNTHSTISEIANTCGYSSHSSFIKAFKSRFSYTPKNWKNQGHKEYSKFLISEEKEFKNLNYKIELVSKRECAYIRHKGYNRNIRNSWQKLKALAYKYDIKEFTQIALLHDNPTITPLDECNYVAAIEIPTKLKLDISTFEIPQTLCAVFDLKGNYGDVLAFLRYVYHFWLPDSGYEATTLPSFVIYRKNLFFDGGDNFELTFYLPINVIY